Part of the Desulfurella amilsii genome is shown below.
GTGTTGTGTAGTAGCAATTGTGCCCGGTAGTTTTGATCCCATAACAAACGGTCATGTAGATATTATTAAAAGAGCTTCAAAGATATTTCATAAAGTAATTGTAGGCGTTGCAAAAAACACGGCTAAAAAATCTTTTTTTGATTTTGAAGAAAGGTTTGATCTTACAAAACAAGTTATGGACGCGTTAAGTATACCATCCATAAGTGTTGAGAAGGTTGACGGTTTGCTTGTTAATTTTGCAAAATCAAGAGGAGCCCAAGTTATAGTAAGGGGCCTTAGGGCTGTTTCTGATTTTGAGTATGAGATGGAAATGGCTTTTATGAATCGCTCGCTTGCCCCAGAAATAGAAATTATATACTTTATGCCATACATTAAGTATTCTTTTTTGAGTTCGACTATAGTAAAGGATGTATTTGTGAATGGTGGAGATATAAGTGCGTTTGTATCACCAATAGTAATTGAGCATATGAAAAAAAATTTAAGGGGGAGCAATGAAGAAAAAACTTGCTGAGCGTATGGGAAGGATTGAGGAATCTATCACAATTGCAATTACCGCCAAAGCCAAAGAGATGAATGCCGCAGGTATAAAAATTTTGTCTTTTGGTGCAGGCGAACCAGACTTTGACACACCAGACAACATTAAAGAAGCAGCTATTAAAGCTATAAGAAATGGTTTTACAAAGTACACAGCAGCTGGTGGTATAAACGAGTTAAAAGACGCTATTATTGAAAAAGAAAAAAAGGTTAATGGTGTAGAATATAAAAGGAATGAGATCTGCGTATCTGCAGGCGGTAAACAAAATTTATTTAATCTATCTCAAGTGTTATTTGAAGAAGGCGATGAGGTAATAATTTTAAGCCCCTACTGGGTCACATATGAGGCGATTGTAAAGTATGCGAATGCAGTGCCAGTAGTAATTAAAGCATCTGACAAAACAGGTTTTGTACCTACACAAGAGCAACTCAAAGAAGCTATTACACCAAAAACTAAAGCTATTATACTAAACAACCCATCAAACCCAACCGGCGGTGTTTATGAAAAGAAAGATTTAGAGTTTTTGGCTGAACTTGCCCTAAAAAATGATTTTTGGGTAATATCTGATGAAATGTATGAGTCTATTGTATATGATAATTATAAGCCTGTAAGTATTGCCAGTTTTTCAAAAGGAATAAAAGATAAAACTATTGTAGTAAATGGTGTTAGTAAAACGTACTCTATGACTGGCTGGCGTATTGGGTATTCTTGTGGGGACAGCGAAATTACAGAAAATATGATCAAGCTTCAAAGCCAAAGCACATCAAACCCTACATCTATTGCTCAAATGGCTGCACTTGAAGCCTTAATTGGTCCTCAAGATAGCGTTGGGGTTATGAGAAAAGAATTTGAAAAAAGAAGAAACTACATAATAAACGCACTAAATTCAATTATTGGCATTACATGCTTTAAGCCAAAGGGTGCATTTTATGTTTTTCCAAATATTAGCAGTCTTTATGGCAGAAGCATAAATGGAAAAACAATTAACAACTCTATGGATTTTGCTAACGTTTTGTTGGATGAAGCAAAAGTAGCCGTTGTGCCTGGCATTGGGTTTGGCGATGACAATTATGTAAGGTTATCGTTTGCCACAAGCATGCAGGTTATCCAAGAGGGCATAGAGGCCATAAAAGAATTTGTTTCTAAGCTAAAATAGCTTTCTTTTAATGGCTGATGATAAAGATAAAATAATAGTCATAGAAGAAGAGCAAAAGCCTCAAGAGGAAATAGAAAAGCAAGAGGAGTTGCAAGAGACTCCCAAGCTAGCAAAGCCAGGCAAAAAAAACAAGAAAAAACTTTTCTTGGGCATAGGCTTTGCTTTCTTTGTTTTAATTATTATTTTAGTATTAGCTTTTGTTTTTTTTTCAAAAAACTACCCGCCAAAAAAAGTTCCTCAGCCCGTATCTAAAAAAATCACAAAAACAAAGGAAAACCTAGACCTGCATTTTATAGAAGGCCTCAACTTAGAAAATAAAGG
Proteins encoded:
- a CDS encoding pyridoxal phosphate-dependent aminotransferase — translated: MKKKLAERMGRIEESITIAITAKAKEMNAAGIKILSFGAGEPDFDTPDNIKEAAIKAIRNGFTKYTAAGGINELKDAIIEKEKKVNGVEYKRNEICVSAGGKQNLFNLSQVLFEEGDEVIILSPYWVTYEAIVKYANAVPVVIKASDKTGFVPTQEQLKEAITPKTKAIILNNPSNPTGGVYEKKDLEFLAELALKNDFWVISDEMYESIVYDNYKPVSIASFSKGIKDKTIVVNGVSKTYSMTGWRIGYSCGDSEITENMIKLQSQSTSNPTSIAQMAALEALIGPQDSVGVMRKEFEKRRNYIINALNSIIGITCFKPKGAFYVFPNISSLYGRSINGKTINNSMDFANVLLDEAKVAVVPGIGFGDDNYVRLSFATSMQVIQEGIEAIKEFVSKLK
- the coaD gene encoding pantetheine-phosphate adenylyltransferase translates to MDKCCVVAIVPGSFDPITNGHVDIIKRASKIFHKVIVGVAKNTAKKSFFDFEERFDLTKQVMDALSIPSISVEKVDGLLVNFAKSRGAQVIVRGLRAVSDFEYEMEMAFMNRSLAPEIEIIYFMPYIKYSFLSSTIVKDVFVNGGDISAFVSPIVIEHMKKNLRGSNEEKTC